Proteins encoded within one genomic window of Paramisgurnus dabryanus chromosome 13, PD_genome_1.1, whole genome shotgun sequence:
- the LOC135736192 gene encoding histone-lysine N-methyltransferase set-1-like, whose translation MAKMRRRRINPIKNAEEHVLNAVDKTYALETKFISNHKGRGVFALSPFNKGDFVVEYRGELIDFNEAEKRREVTQSPVFFFDFIWENKKWCIDATEENATFGRLVNDDHLHPNCTVKKIVVQGNPHLCLFAARDIIPGEEITYDYGPSDWPWRKFSCRDNDGIRASQDHTKRPIATSQLSQHTSEVLNSLNLFLT comes from the exons ATGGCCAAAATGAGACGGAGGAGGATAAACCCTATTAAAAATGCGGAGGAGCACGTGTTAAACGCCGTGGACAAAACTTATGCTCTGGAAACCAAGTTCATCAGTAATCATAAAG GTCGTGGAGTGTTTGCCTTGTCCCCTTTTAATAAAGGAGATTTTGTTGTGGAATACCGAGGCGAATTGATTGACTTTAATGAAGCAGAAAAGAGAAGAGAGGTCACTCAAAGTCCTGTCTTTTTTTTTGACTTCATTTGGGAAAACAAGAAGTGGTG CATTGATGCAACCGAGGAGAACGCCACCTTTGGAAGGCTAGTGAATGACGACCACTTGCACCCAAACTGTACAGTAAAAAAGATTGTTGTCCAAGGAAACCCCCATTTGTGCCTTTTTGCAGCGAGAGATATTATTCCTGGAGAGGAAATAACATATGATTATGGACCAAGTGACTGGCCTTGGAGAAAG tTTTCCTGTCGTGATAATGATGGCATAAGAGCTTCACAGGACCATACTAAGAGACCTATAGCTACTTCACAGCTTTCACAGCATACATCAGAGGTATTAAACAGCTTAAACTTGTTCTTAACTTAG